A genomic stretch from Xiphophorus maculatus strain JP 163 A chromosome 14, X_maculatus-5.0-male, whole genome shotgun sequence includes:
- the LOC111610821 gene encoding GTPase IMAP family member 7-like, which translates to MAESGAVGAEKGRGRKSSMDVPPTVSDLRLVLVGKTGVGKSSSGNTILGREAFRAATKHSSETAECSKQREEVFNWMVSVVDTPGLFDTSQSDEKVKREISKCINMSAPGPHAFLLVIRIGPFSKEERDAVMKVKDIFGEEAWKYSMILFTHGDKVEKSDFDEMLKEAGPELKEILEKAGNRYHVFNNLRANNRLQVLGLLEKVEDMVQKKEGKFEDMVQKKEGKFYSSDTYEKAADMLGQKELELKLFYEKKLEEEVEAVRAEYERLLKEAREDKEKLEKRMEAELKELKRYYSALENGVRHVVEQLAKDDDDQLLKRFHEVLKLN; encoded by the exons TATCTGACTTAAGGCTGGTGCTTGTTGGGAAGACTGGTGTAGGAAAGAGTTCCAGTGGAAACACCATATTAGGAAGAGAAGCTTTCAGAGCAGCGACCAAACACTCCTCAG AGACCGCTGAATGCTCCAAACAACGAGAAGAAGTGTTCAACTGGATGGTTTCTGTTGTCGACACTCCCGGCCTCTTTGACACGTCTCAGTCTGACGAAAAAGTGAAGAGAGAAAtctcaaaatgcatcaacatgTCGGCTCCTGGTCCCCACGCCTTTCTGCTGGTGATCAGAATTGGACCATTCTCTAAAGAGGAGAGAGATGCTGTGATGAAGGTGAAGGACATTTTTGGAGAGGAAGCCTGGAAGTACTCCATGATCCTCTTCACACATGGTGATAAGGTGGAAAAGTCAGACTTTGACGAGATGTTAAAGGAGGCTGGACCCGAATTGAAGGAGATCTTAGAGAAGGCTGGAAATAGATACCATGTCTTCAATAACCTCAGAGCTAACAATCGTCTACAAGTTCTTGGTTTGCTAGAGAAGGTTGAGGACATGGTGcagaagaaagaaggaaagtttGAGGACATGGTGcagaagaaagaaggaaagtttTACTCTAGTGACACATATGAAAAGGCAGCAGATATGCTGGGTCAGAAAGAGCTTGAACTCAAACTGTTCTATGAGAAAAAACTGGAGGAGGAAGTGGAAGCTGTGAGGGCAGAGTATGAGCGGCTGCTAAAAGAAGCTAGAGAGGATAAAGAGAAGCTAGAGAAAAGGATGGAAGCTGAGCTGAAGGAGTTGAAGCGTTACTACTCTGCCTTGGAGAACGGAGTCCGTCACGTTGTAGAGCAGCTGGCCAAAGATGATGATGACCAACTTCTGAAGAGGTTTCATGAAGTCttgaaactgaactga